A single genomic interval of Bradyrhizobium japonicum USDA 6 harbors:
- a CDS encoding bleomycin resistance protein — MTDEHPMMAGSATVFVVSDITASLAYYRDVLGFEVTFEYGQPPSYACLCRDEVGLHLLAAAATKRMPGHGGICIFVSDVDQVYAELSGRGARLLNRPEDRDYSMRDFDVVDADGNQLTFGMGTDDAA; from the coding sequence ATGACCGACGAACACCCGATGATGGCCGGCTCCGCCACCGTCTTCGTCGTGTCCGACATCACAGCCAGCCTCGCCTATTACCGCGACGTGCTCGGCTTCGAGGTCACCTTCGAATACGGTCAGCCTCCGTCCTACGCCTGCCTGTGCCGTGACGAGGTCGGCCTGCATCTGCTTGCGGCGGCGGCAACGAAGCGGATGCCCGGGCACGGCGGCATCTGCATCTTCGTCAGCGACGTCGATCAGGTCTATGCCGAACTATCGGGACGCGGCGCCAGGCTGCTCAACCGGCCGGAGGACCGTGACTATAGCATGCGCGATTTCGACGTCGTCGATGCCGACGGCAATCAGCTCACGTTCGGCATGGGAACGGACGACGCGGCCTGA
- a CDS encoding class I SAM-dependent methyltransferase — MEVNSDRLNAFMGKMITEVGAAMNASLVLLGDKLGLYRALAAKGPMSSAELASATGTNERYVREWLASQAASGYVEYDSTSGKFSMLPEQAMALADDDSPVFLGAVGNVIAAAFLDEPKITDAFKSGKGVGWNRRSECLFCGTARFFRTGYMHHLVQEWLPALEGVVDKLKRGAKVADVGCGHGISTRLMAEAFPNSRFYGFDYHEGSIAAARKAATEAKLGDRVSFAVHSAKNYPAEGYDLVCFFDCLHDMGDPVGAISHVRETMAKDGTCMLVEPFAGDRLEDNLNPVGRVYYAASTMICTPASLDQEVGLALGAQAGEARLRKVASEGGLSRFRRAAETPFNLILEARI, encoded by the coding sequence ATGGAGGTCAATTCCGACAGGTTGAATGCCTTTATGGGCAAGATGATCACCGAGGTCGGGGCCGCGATGAATGCATCGCTGGTCCTGCTGGGCGACAAGCTCGGCCTCTACCGCGCCCTCGCCGCCAAGGGACCCATGAGCTCTGCCGAGCTCGCAAGCGCCACCGGAACGAACGAACGCTACGTCCGCGAGTGGCTGGCGAGCCAGGCGGCTTCTGGTTACGTCGAATACGATTCCACTTCCGGCAAGTTCTCGATGCTGCCCGAGCAGGCGATGGCGCTTGCCGATGATGACAGCCCGGTCTTCCTCGGCGCGGTCGGCAATGTCATTGCCGCGGCGTTCCTCGACGAACCGAAAATTACGGACGCATTCAAGTCCGGTAAGGGCGTCGGCTGGAATCGTCGCAGCGAGTGCCTGTTCTGCGGCACCGCCCGGTTCTTCCGTACCGGCTACATGCATCATCTGGTGCAGGAGTGGCTGCCCGCGCTCGAAGGCGTCGTGGACAAGCTGAAGCGCGGCGCCAAGGTCGCCGATGTCGGCTGCGGGCACGGCATCTCGACCCGGCTGATGGCGGAGGCCTTCCCGAACTCCCGCTTCTACGGCTTCGACTATCACGAGGGCTCGATCGCGGCCGCACGAAAGGCGGCCACTGAGGCGAAGCTGGGCGATCGTGTCAGCTTCGCGGTTCACTCGGCGAAGAACTATCCTGCCGAGGGCTATGATCTCGTCTGCTTCTTCGATTGCCTGCACGACATGGGCGATCCCGTCGGCGCGATCAGCCACGTGCGCGAGACCATGGCCAAGGACGGCACCTGCATGCTGGTCGAGCCGTTCGCAGGCGACCGCCTCGAAGACAATCTCAACCCGGTCGGGCGGGTCTACTATGCGGCGTCGACCATGATCTGCACGCCGGCCTCGCTCGATCAGGAGGTCGGCCTCGCGCTGGGCGCTCAAGCCGGCGAGGCAAGGCTGCGCAAGGTCGCCAGCGAAGGCGGCCTGTCGCGCTTCCGCCGTGCCGCCGAAACACCCTTCAACCTGATCCTGGAGGCCCGGATCTGA
- a CDS encoding DUF1194 domain-containing protein: MRMLFSIGAVLVAGVLAGGDVAGIAAPGPKFEPARNPPQRLAADRDAQTVDVELILAVDVSYSMDMDELAIQREGYAQAIQSKEFLQALKLGPNGRIAVTYFEWAASSDQKIIIPWRLVDGPETADAVAAEILKTPIRRASRTSISGAITFAMPLFDEDPYRGLRRVIDISGDGPNNNGGPVTAARDAALEKGIVINGLPIMVKEPSYSTMDIDNLDYYYEDCVIGGPGSFVITIKDRDKFKEAIRTKLLMEVAGRVPERPVRRVADKEPRVSCLIGEKIWSDRWGR, encoded by the coding sequence ATGCGCATGCTGTTCTCGATCGGGGCTGTGCTGGTGGCCGGCGTGCTCGCCGGAGGGGACGTCGCGGGCATCGCGGCACCAGGGCCCAAATTTGAACCGGCTAGGAATCCGCCACAACGGCTAGCGGCCGACCGGGACGCGCAGACGGTCGATGTCGAGCTGATCCTCGCGGTCGACGTCTCCTACTCCATGGACATGGACGAGCTCGCGATCCAGCGCGAAGGCTATGCGCAGGCGATCCAGTCGAAGGAATTCCTCCAGGCGCTGAAGCTCGGGCCCAATGGCCGGATCGCGGTGACTTACTTCGAATGGGCCGCTTCCAGCGATCAGAAGATCATCATCCCGTGGCGGCTGGTCGACGGACCGGAGACGGCGGATGCGGTCGCCGCCGAGATCTTGAAGACGCCGATCCGGCGGGCCTCGCGCACCTCGATCTCTGGAGCGATCACGTTCGCGATGCCGTTGTTCGACGAGGATCCCTATCGCGGCTTGCGCCGCGTGATCGACATTTCCGGTGACGGCCCCAACAACAATGGCGGTCCGGTGACGGCGGCGCGCGACGCCGCGCTCGAGAAGGGCATCGTCATCAACGGCCTGCCGATCATGGTCAAGGAGCCGTCCTATTCGACCATGGATATCGACAATCTCGACTATTACTATGAGGACTGCGTCATCGGCGGTCCCGGCTCCTTCGTCATCACGATCAAGGATCGCGACAAGTTCAAGGAAGCGATCCGCACCAAGCTCCTGATGGAGGTCGCCGGCCGCGTGCCGGAGCGCCCCGTGAGGCGCGTTGCCGACAAGGAGCCACGGGTCAGCTGCTTGATTGGCGAGAAGATCTGGTCGGACCGCTGGGGGCGCTGA
- a CDS encoding enoyl-CoA hydratase/isomerase family protein, which produces MTSDDPVAYERAGNIARITLRRPPVNALSLEVIRAVVAALRRAANDPEARVVVLASAIAKRFSAGLDLDILLGKSGAEIREFLQALYIDLYDAQYGLGKPSIAAVGGAARGGGMTMAVSCDVVLAAGSATFGYPEIDVGVIPAIHYAHLPRIVGRHRAFELLFTGRVFTATEAHELGVVNRVVDDAGLEAEVLKLAAQFAGKSAAVLRMGRAAFMRQIDLDYRRSIASAVDDFCNVATSDEAQEGLRAFVEKRAPKW; this is translated from the coding sequence GTGACGTCTGACGATCCCGTCGCCTACGAACGCGCGGGCAACATCGCCCGCATCACGCTGCGCCGCCCGCCCGTCAATGCCCTGAGCCTCGAGGTCATCCGTGCGGTGGTCGCGGCCCTGCGTCGCGCAGCGAACGATCCGGAAGCACGCGTTGTCGTGCTGGCGAGCGCGATCGCCAAGCGCTTTTCGGCCGGCCTCGACCTCGACATCCTGCTGGGCAAATCCGGCGCCGAGATCCGCGAATTCCTCCAGGCGCTCTATATCGACCTTTACGACGCCCAGTATGGGCTTGGAAAGCCGTCGATCGCCGCGGTCGGAGGCGCAGCGCGCGGCGGCGGCATGACCATGGCGGTGTCCTGCGACGTGGTGCTGGCGGCCGGGAGCGCGACGTTCGGCTATCCCGAGATCGACGTCGGCGTCATTCCCGCGATCCACTACGCACACCTGCCGCGCATCGTCGGACGTCATCGCGCGTTCGAGCTGCTATTCACCGGCCGCGTCTTCACCGCCACTGAGGCGCACGAGCTCGGCGTGGTGAACCGCGTCGTCGACGATGCCGGGCTCGAGGCCGAAGTGCTGAAGCTCGCGGCGCAATTCGCCGGCAAGTCGGCCGCCGTGCTGCGGATGGGCCGCGCCGCCTTCATGCGCCAGATCGATCTCGACTACCGGCGCAGCATCGCAAGTGCAGTCGACGATTTCTGCAATGTCGCGACGTCGGACGAGGCGCAGGAGGGTTTGAGGGCGTTCGTCGAGAAGCGGGCGCCGAAATGGTGA